The Colletotrichum destructivum chromosome 7, complete sequence genome contains the following window.
CGAAAAAAAAACAATTGCTTTAACCGGGCTCATATTGACCACTATGTGGACTCATGCCTCTTCCTGTTCCGAGCTGGCCGGGATGTGGAAGAGGGTTGGTTGACCTACTGTATGGCGGATGGGGGTGTTCAGGGGAcgcttcttctccaactTTTTGTTTTTGGAGAGGGGGTTGGTTGCTGTGTACTATGTATGCTGTgagtggggggggggggggggagtcgTGGTTGACGGACATGCCGGTATGTCGATATTCTCCTACAGCGATCGGAAGAGGCGGCGCGACGAGTAATCGTGAGGCGCATGAGACGGAAGGCCGCGGGCGGGTGGCTTTTTGAGGGTGTCTTTTTGCATAGTCTGGATGTGGGTTGATGATTATGGAGATGATGGATAGGGACGTGTATGCAAAGGTGGTGGCTGTGTCTGCTTGCACAACTTGTTGTGCCTCCTTTCATCTTATCCGTCCTCGAGCTGTAACTTGTCAGCGCGTCGTCGGTGCACAAGACAAAGAGAAAGCCTCTCCACTCCGTCCCGTATTTCTCTTAAAGCCGCGTCATGCTGGCACTGGATAAaaaaggggagagagagagagggggggggggcgtggtTGGACAAACACATACAAGTTTACAAATGACAAGCTTCTGGCCAACTGGGCGGGATTCCATCATACTAACGAAAAAAAACCTCCTGATTCTCCACCCGCAcgcgacgaggccaagtCGTCGATTGGATGAACGGAGGAGCAGCCTAGGGCCTCCCTGGAGGCACACCACCcggcagagagagagagagagagagagagagagagagagagagccgaTGCTGGTTACACGGGTTAAACGGGCGGGCTGTGGCTAAACGGAGGCTGGGCCGCCCTCACTCTGTTTGAGTTTCAGCTTGCAAGGACTGGGCATAGTTGCCGCCAGTCCGCCGGCACGCCCAGCTCAACCGTTCGGATGGGAATACGAACATCAgacgagggccaggagggAGGAGCGAGGGCTGGACCAGGAACAGGAACGAATACAGAGTACACAGACTGACTTGGCTAACTAACTGACAGATTGACAGACGCCCGCCGTTGGTTTCCTCCGTGCGCCAGGCCGCAAGCTTGCCGGCTAGGTAAACTGTGATCGCACACCCAAAGCTTAACCGCCCTGTCATCCAAGTCGAATGTAGGAGGCCATGTGCCCTGAAACGTGGGCAACCCTCCTTGAGAGCGGCagccgagatggagagatggagagatAGTGACGCAGTGACATGGTGAGAAAGACGGCAAGCCAGGGATGTGTGCTTCAGGTAATGGATACGGCTGCGGTGATGTCTCTCTCCTGTGATTGTGATGGTGATAGTGATCATATAGCGGGACAAGAAAAAGGAAGGTGATTTTGCCTGGCGGCTAGTCTGTTGTATCTGCCGTCACAAGCCACAGGTTTCGCCACCGACGGAGAAATGGAATAACAAATGACACAAATAAACTGAaagcctctctctctctatctctctctctttcgccgcACTCTCTCGGGGGTTGTCCCCTCTGTTAGCCTAGGCTAAGCCCAACTGCGTGACGTCAAAACGATGCGCTGTCCACCTTTTTCTTCCATCGATGTGGGAACAGAGGGCCTCAGTACTCTCAAAGCCACAGAGTCTCAAAGTTGCAGACTGCCCCCATCCCAGGCAGAGGCCGGGTATGTTGTGGGAACCGTCTCCTGACTGACTCGCTTGGCGGCACAGTCTCCTTatctcacacacacacacacacacacacacaccataCAGCATTCCCGAAAATTCTTTTTGGGGGACGTGCATGCATGGAAGACTtgcagaagaaggaaaaaaagaagaaaaaaacacaccacgagacgaagaagaagaagggtcTTTCTGTAAGACATAATGGCCAGGCCACATGCTGCCTGGGTAATCGTACATCGTACTAGCACGAGACACGAGAGAGAACATGCATATGCAATGCACCATCAATGGCCGGCCGCCTTCGGCCTCGCCAAACGACACGCGGAAACCGCTCCAGACCTTGTTCCATGCTCTCGTCGCCTGTTGGCGCCCAGCGAGTCTACCTGGTTGAAGCTCCCGAAGCTTCTCTCGGCGGCTTAGGGTTGCCCGATCACACAAAGCACCACCAGCCAGACGATCCCGGGAAGGGGGATGGTGGAGGTTTTTCCAGGATCAGATGGGTTTCCCGGGacagggaaaaaaagaaaagaaaaaagcacACCCATGTCGAGGCTCGGAAGCTCagagaccccccccccccctcagcCTCTGAGCGGGCTCGGCACGAAAACCTGTCAACCCAGTCCGATTTTTCCTTCCTGAtcctctctttttctctttgcCTTTCGCTCTGCctgcctctctctgtgtctctATTCATGTGTTGCGGCTCCACCCCTATTGACCCCTGTTCCGCTCCTCTGCTCATCCCGGCCAAAGGTCGGTCGATACTCGATACTACCATGTATATCTGCGTGTCCAAGTAAGTATCCGTAGTGTGTTCTCGACAGTCGACACCCGTCCGAACTGTGGGCAGCCTGGACTACCTGGGCCATGGGCATAGGACAGGGAAAAACCCCCTTCAAGGTCCAATGgtcacctcctcctccaagtTCCCGACCGGGAAGATCtgcctcgtcggccagccCACCCCGTGGTGAACCGGGTCCATGGCCTGTGAGGATATTCATAGTGTCCAATCGGCCACCCTCCGCAACCCTGCCCGGGATGCCGAAGACACCACCGAGAAAAGGTCACCGCTATGATGCAGATATGAGTAAACCTCGAGCTCGTATCCTAGAATGGTAGGCTCCGCAGACGACGGGCATGAAGGTTCTCTCACTCGCGCTCTCTcaccacacacactctctcgCTCTGGCTGAGGCGATGCCCGGCATACGGGGCGGGTCTGACTACTGTATTGTATGTCTCCATGtatcctcctcccaccccttACCATTCCATGCTGTGTAGTCAGTGATCCGTATAGCACGcacgcatacacacacacacacacacacactaaGGACATGGAGGCGGGAGTGAGCAGACCAGCAAAGTGCTGAGCTGTTCAAAGATTTCCGTCCCCATAGTAAAGGCCATCCATCCCCGTAgtctttcttctcctcctgcctaccacccccccctccccatctcTGACGTACGTTGCTTCTGGTTTCCTGCCTAGCTTTCGTTCTCGCGCGTGTCTGTATTTTGTGGGAAAGGGAATATCTCTTACTATCGCTCATCCATCTTTCCCATCTCTCGTCCTTCGTTCAACAACCCACACGCCCCCTCTTTCCGAACTGGCATCACTCGCTTCCGCCGGTCCATGAAAGCTATCGCAATCCTGCTTGCTTTTGTTATCAACACTTAAAAACTGATAATACTGTTTATTTCGTTTCATGCCTGGTATCATCTGCTCGAAATCAGCCAGCGCCTCACCCACCCTCGCTTCGAGGACGCACTCGGGCGtcctctctcccactctcaGAACAACCGTCCAATATGTGGTTCGGGGAACTGAAAGCGCTTCTACTACTGGGCTTCCTGTCCCGTAATGTTAATGGCCTCAAGTACGACGAGCAATATGTCGACTACAACCTCAACCAGAACAAGGATGCGACGGATCCCATAATGTACGAGGGAACATGGGAGGGCCACGACCACTACCCGTCGCCCAAGAACTGGCGGTTCCCCTTCTACACCATCATGCTCGACAGAttcgtcaacggcaaccCGGAAAACGACAACGCCAACGGCACGGTACTCGAGCAGGACATCACGGGCACGCAGTTGCGATGGGGCGGCGACATCGCCGGCCTCATCGACACGCTGGACTACCTGCAGGGCATGGGCATCAAGGGAATCTACTTTGGAGGATCGATGCTCATCAACGCGCCCTGGAACTACGACTCGTACTCGCCGCTGGATCACACGCTGTTGGATATGCACTTTGGCAACATTACGGAATGGAGAGAGGCCATTGCCGAGATTCACAGGCGCGACATGGTAAGTCGAACAGAACAGACGGAAAACAGAGGACGAAGGAGAACCCGAGCGAGAGTGGAGGAGCAAAACAAGAAGATCAAAAGAAAGCTGACATATACCGTCTACGTCTTTAGtacgtcgtcttcgacaaCACCATGGCCACCTTGGGTGACTTGATCGGTTTCAAGGACTACCTCAACACGTCGGCGCCATTCGAGCCCAAGGAGATGGAGGTCGTCTACAAGACTGACCGGCATTACCTCGACTGGACATTCCCGACAAAGTACAACGAGACGTGCGAGCACTTCCCCCGTCTCTACCTCGAAGAGGGACGTGAAGTCCCCCAGGAGGTCTATGACATGTTTGGCGGCTGCTACGACGGTGACTTTGACCAGTTTGGTGACACGGAGGCCTTCGGCGTCTACCCGGATTACCGACGTCAGTTGACCAAGTTCGCCTCCGTGCAAGACCGACTGAGAGAGTGGGTGCCGGCGGTCAACCAGAAGCTGGCGCACTTCTCGTGCATGATGATCCAGATGCTTGATATCGACGGGTTCCGGTTCGACAAGGCGCTGCAGGTGACGGTCGACGCGCAGGGCGTCTTCTCCAAGAAGATGCGCGAGTGCGCGCGCGACGTCGGCAAGGACAACTTCTTCCTGCCGGGCGAGATCACGGGAGGTAACACCATGGGAACCATCTACATCGGGCGCGGACGCGTCCCGGAGCAGTGGTTCAAGGACATCAACACGGCCTACAACACGACCAACGAGACGGCGCAGGGCCAGGACATCTTCATCCGCGACGAGGGCCACCAGGCGCTGGACTCGGCGGCCTTCCACTACTCCTTCTACCGCTTCCTTGTCATCTTCCTGGGCATGGACGGCACGGGTGTGGCGGGTTACGACGTGCCCAGCAACTTCGTCGAGGCGTGGAACGAGGTGCTGCGGTCCAACGACATGATCAACGCCAACACGGGGCAGGTCGACCCTCGCCACATGTTCGGGGCCATGAACCAGGACACGTTCCGCTGGCCCGCCATCGAAGTCGGCCACGAGCGCAGCCTGATGGGCCTCTTCATCACGACGCTCCACCTGCCCGGCATCCCCATGCTGACGTGGGGCGAGGAGCAGGCCTTCTACGTGCTCGACAACACGGCGCAGAACTACATGTTCGGCCGTCAACCGCTCGCGTCGGCGCCCGCGTGGCAGCAGCACGGCTGCTACTCCATGCCGGCGACGCTCTACTTCCAGATGCCCCTGACGAGGGCGCGCGAGGGCTGCCGCGACGACACGGTCTCGTGGGACCACCGCGACCCGAGCCACCCGATCCGGAACATCCTCAAGCACATGTACCACCTGCGGGAGGATTACCCCGTCCTCAAGGACGGCATGTGGCTCGAGCAGCTGTCCAACACCACCGAGGACCTGTTCTACCCCGGTAACTCGggcatggcgacgacgaccggcCTCTTCAGCGTGATGCGGTACCAGCTCGGCGTGCAGGACCTGGGCGAGGACCTCGTGCCCGTCTGGTTCCTGTACCACAACCGCAACGTCACGCACACGTACAAGGTCGACTGcagcaaggaggaggaggccatcgtGTCGCCGTTCACGGCCGGCACGACGGTGAAGaacctcttcttcccgcACCAGGAGACGGAGCTCGAGACGTCGCCCGTCAAGCTCGCGTACGCCGGCAACACGGGCTTCAACGGCTGCTTCAGCAACATCACCATGGCGCCGTTCGAGTTCCGCGCGTACGTGCCCAAGGCCGACTTCAAGAACCCGCCCGTGGGCATCACCAAGTTCGTGCCGGGCCACGACTCGCGCATCGAGTCGTCCAACCCGACCAACACGGTGCCCATCGAGTTCCAGCTGTCGGTCAAGATGGACTGCGACAGcttcaaggacgccgtcagCTTCAAGTCGCACACGGACGACAACAGCGTGCCGTCGATCGACGAGAGCTCCATCAAGTGCGAGGACATCTCGGAGACGGTCTCGGagtggacggcggcgctggcgtcgGCCTGGTCGTGGAAGgccaacctcgtcaacgtcaaGCACGGCGTGCATCAGGTCACCGTCACCAACGCCaccgtctcgggcggcggctcgACGACCAACGTCACGGACCGGTTCCTCTTCCGCGTCGGCGCGCAGGACAACGGCATCGTGTTCCCGCACACGGCCAACTACTCGACCTCGTTGCTGagccgcgacgacgacggcacgaTCCGCATCAAGCACACGTCGGCGGGCGCCAGCCAGTTCCGGTACTCGACCAACTTCGAGTCCTCGTGGAGCGACTGGGCGCCCTAcgagaccgagaccaaggTGGTCAAGCAGCCGTGGAGCGGCACCAAGGACCAGGAGTGGAAGGGCGAGCACGTCGTCGTGCAGTACTACAGCAAGCTGCTCGGCTCCAGCGCCTACAAGGTGCACGCGGACCTCGACTACGACACGCCGCGGCGCATCCCGCACATgttcgccgtcggcaagtTCAACCAGTTCGGCTACGACAGCGGGCTGACCAAGGCGCTCAAGCACGAGAGCGAGTCGCAGTGGGCGTGGCACTACATGGACGAGTGGCCCAACTTCTTCAAGTTCAACGTCTGGGGCATGAACCCGGACAAGATGCCGGACCAGTCCTTCATCtacggcgacgtcgacggcgacaacgtcgtcgagcgcctgccgccctcgtcgctgtTCGAGAACGCCGTCAACATcacggccgcgccgcccaagCCGCACCTGGCCTTCCGCGTCGTCCTCAACGACGCCACCCTGCAGTACCAGCTCATCCCCCAGGGCAACATGTGGATCCAGTTCGTGCtctggctgctgctcctcgtcgtccccgtGCTCTcgggcctcgccgccgtccaggccTTCAAGCGCTCCTTCTACAAGGTCAAGTTCAACGAGCACGGCGTCCACGACACGTCCAAGTTCGGCATGATGATCCAGAAGACGCGCAACGCCTTcatgggcgccgccggcgccatgcCCCTCAAGATGCGCAGCTCCACCGACCTCgtgtccgccgccgccgccgccaccgccggcaacAAGCGCCGCCGGGTGCTCATCGCCACCATGGAGTACAACATTGACGACTGGAACATCAAGATCAAGatcggcggcctgggcgtcATGGCCCAGCTGATGGGCAAGGCGCTCAAGCACCAGGACCTCGTCTGGGTCGTCCCctgcgtcggcgacgtcgagtATCCCGTCGACAACCCGGCCCCGAGCATGTACGTCAAGATCATGGACCAGGAGTACGAGATCAAGGTGCAGTACCACATCGTCGACAACATCACCTACGTCCTGCTCGATGCCCCCGTCTTCAGGAAGCAGACCAAGTCGGAGCCGTACCCCCCGCGCATGGACGACTTGGAGAGCGCCATCTACTACTCTGCCTGGTAAGTCTTGACGAATCCAAAACCAAAgtccttcccttcccccctccctcctcccccatccTCGATCCTCGTCTTtgacaagacaagacaacaACATGAAGACACAGATTAAGTTCGTTTCTCTAATCATCTACATACACAGGAACCAATGTATCGCCGACACCTGCAACCGCTTCCCCATCGACCTGTACCACATCAACGACTACCACGGCGCCATCGCGCCGCTGTATCTGCTCCCCAAGACGGTCCCCGTGGCTCTGTCTCTCCACAACGCCGAGTTCCAGGGTCTCTGGCCCATGCGCACGCCCGAGGAGAGCAAGGAGGTCTGCAAGGCGTACAACTTGGATATTGCCATTGTCAAGAAATACGTCCAGTACGGCTCAGGTAAGGATATAtcaccccccctcttctctcaAAACCTTccttttccctccccttATGAGTCTCCATGACTAACGAATCTCCCAGTCTTCAACCTCCtccacgccggcgccagctACCTCCGCGTCCACCAGAACGGtttcggcgccgtcggtgtCTCCCGCAAGTACGGTGACCGCTCCTTTGCCCGCTATCCCATCTTCTGGGGCCTGTCCAAGGTCGGCCAGCTGCCGAACCCGGATCCCACCGATACCGCCGACTGGGACAAGAACGACTTCATGAACCAGCCCAAGATCGAGGTCGACCCCGCCTACGaggccggccgaggcgatcTGAGGAGACAGGCGCAGGAGTGGGCCGGGCTCAACGTCGACCCCGATGCTGAGCTGTTTGTTTTTGTCGGCCGTTGGTCTCTGCAGAAGGGCGTAAGTGGTGTCctaccctctcccccccttcctttgTTTGTTTCCCGAGAGAATGATCAAGAGACTAACTTGGCGTGAATAGGTTGATctcatcgccgacatctTCCCCTGGGTCCTGGACAACTACCCCAAGGCCCAGCTCATCACCATCGGACCCATGATCGACCTCTACGGACgcttcgccgccctcaagcTCGCCAAGCTCATGGAACTCTACCCCGGACGCGTCTTCTCCAAGCCTGAGTTCACGGCCCTGCCGCCTTACATCTTCAGCGGTGCCGAATTCGCCTTGATCCCCTCGAGAGACGAGCCCTTTGGCCTCGTTGCCGTCGAGTTCGGTCGAAAGGGAGCCTTGGGCGTCGGTGCCCGCGTTGGTGGTCTCGGTCAGATGCCCGGATGGTGGTACACGGTCGAATCGACCAAGGCTGTAAGTAGTAGTCGCCCTTGTTTCTGCCGTCCCCCAaaccccttcctcctcccccccccccactcATTGCCCTCTTTCGATCTTCATAAGCTCCTCGTATCAAGTGTGTCCCTTCCCTTACTGACTTCCCGCAGGCCCATCTTACCAAGCAGTTTAAGCACGCTATCAAGGACGCTCTCGAGACGGACACCAAGACCAGGGCCATGATGCGCGCCTGGTCGGCCAAGCAGCGCTTCCCCGTCGCCGAGtggctcgagaagctcgagaagctccagGGCGGCGTCATCAAGGCGCACGCCCGGTACGGCAAGAAGGGCCtcaagaagggcaacgtcCTCGTCAAGCACAGCCGCGCCAGCTCC
Protein-coding sequences here:
- a CDS encoding Putative glycosyl hydrolase, family 13, catalytic domain, starch synthase, catalytic, giving the protein MWFGELKALLLLGFLSRNVNGLKYDEQYVDYNLNQNKDATDPIMYEGTWEGHDHYPSPKNWRFPFYTIMLDRFVNGNPENDNANGTVLEQDITGTQLRWGGDIAGLIDTLDYLQGMGIKGIYFGGSMLINAPWNYDSYSPLDHTLLDMHFGNITEWREAIAEIHRRDMYVVFDNTMATLGDLIGFKDYLNTSAPFEPKEMEVVYKTDRHYLDWTFPTKYNETCEHFPRLYLEEGREVPQEVYDMFGGCYDGDFDQFGDTEAFGVYPDYRRQLTKFASVQDRLREWVPAVNQKLAHFSCMMIQMLDIDGFRFDKALQVTVDAQGVFSKKMRECARDVGKDNFFLPGEITGGNTMGTIYIGRGRVPEQWFKDINTAYNTTNETAQGQDIFIRDEGHQALDSAAFHYSFYRFLVIFLGMDGTGVAGYDVPSNFVEAWNEVLRSNDMINANTGQVDPRHMFGAMNQDTFRWPAIEVGHERSLMGLFITTLHLPGIPMLTWGEEQAFYVLDNTAQNYMFGRQPLASAPAWQQHGCYSMPATLYFQMPLTRAREGCRDDTVSWDHRDPSHPIRNILKHMYHLREDYPVLKDGMWLEQLSNTTEDLFYPGNSGMATTTGLFSVMRYQLGVQDLGEDLVPVWFLYHNRNVTHTYKVDCSKEEEAIVSPFTAGTTVKNLFFPHQETELETSPVKLAYAGNTGFNGCFSNITMAPFEFRAYVPKADFKNPPVGITKFVPGHDSRIESSNPTNTVPIEFQLSVKMDCDSFKDAVSFKSHTDDNSVPSIDESSIKCEDISETVSEWTAALASAWSWKANLVNVKHGVHQVTVTNATVSGGGSTTNVTDRFLFRVGAQDNGIVFPHTANYSTSLLSRDDDGTIRIKHTSAGASQFRYSTNFESSWSDWAPYETETKVVKQPWSGTKDQEWKGEHVVVQYYSKLLGSSAYKVHADLDYDTPRRIPHMFAVGKFNQFGYDSGLTKALKHESESQWAWHYMDEWPNFFKFNVWGMNPDKMPDQSFIYGDVDGDNVVERLPPSSLFENAVNITAAPPKPHLAFRVVLNDATLQYQLIPQGNMWIQFVLWLLLLVVPVLSGLAAVQAFKRSFYKVKFNEHGVHDTSKFGMMIQKTRNAFMGAAGAMPLKMRSSTDLVSAAAAATAGNKRRRVLIATMEYNIDDWNIKIKIGGLGVMAQLMGKALKHQDLVWVVPCVGDVEYPVDNPAPSMYVKIMDQEYEIKVQYHIVDNITYVLLDAPVFRKQTKSEPYPPRMDDLESAIYYSAWNQCIADTCNRFPIDLYHINDYHGAIAPLYLLPKTVPVALSLHNAEFQGLWPMRTPEESKEVCKAYNLDIAIVKKYVQYGSVFNLLHAGASYLRVHQNGFGAVGVSRKYGDRSFARYPIFWGLSKVGQLPNPDPTDTADWDKNDFMNQPKIEVDPAYEAGRGDLRRQAQEWAGLNVDPDAELFVFVGRWSLQKGVDLIADIFPWVLDNYPKAQLITIGPMIDLYGRFAALKLAKLMELYPGRVFSKPEFTALPPYIFSGAEFALIPSRDEPFGLVAVEFGRKGALGVGARVGGLGQMPGWWYTVESTKAAHLTKQFKHAIKDALETDTKTRAMMRAWSAKQRFPVAEWLEKLEKLQGGVIKAHARYGKKGLKKGNVLVKHSRASSIADPLRNDVELVDRSPAWMRQVSDYDDDATTLHTGRNTPAGMQTPMMYSSTPGSPSMSPTPVYVDSPYSSRAASPGPFGRDPQQHGRNISGNDFTHSRNFSLPGHAGQQQHQQQQGSDLAHSRNVSGFSMADTLPLPPPVAGLGMQQDNSSRASMLSVEDVVGDRHDYKLQQVDPFFTDSKGEFYQHFEERLKNLNAGNSISDLCIEDYLIKSEKEWFDMYLDARLGRSASPSSARGVSRSRPSSPNNGSRLSLGMFKNKSSSKLSLPLERGRGRRSGLMNSMAASDSNQAGADTYDDRTPPDSPGSYNAQFDLPDDYVPPTGFKKYLQYRLGDWPVYAMLLALNQIIATNSYQVTLLTGEVGQAASKLYIIATIYLCSSVVWYVMSRTMPLLYPLSIPYIVYGIAFLILGFSPFAADDNGQVWLQNAATGLYAFASSSGSLAFAFNFGTDGGSTVPKWIQRLAIIQGLTQIYTLGLWAWGSLVSEAEANSVPKPTLAGSPWLLAVCGPVAILLWAVGAILFLGLPNFYREMPGPIPQLWLTLLKRKTIAWYLMAVCIQNYFLSTLFGRNWLFFFSSQHLPVWSMVVLALFFFIIVWALVLWGLAKASESHPWLFPMFAVGLGAPRWAQIWWGTSRIGVYMPWAGSIVAGAVLSRILWLWLGVLDGLQGAGIGMILMLTLTRVHVAAACVGAQVLGSIFTMLARATAPNKVGPSSVFPDISEGLGVAFANAWFWVVLFLNLFICIGYFKFFRKEQVSKP